The Natranaeroarchaeum aerophilus DNA window TCGACGTATCGTTCCAGTCTGTCAGGCAACTCCTTGCCGGGCTTGACGGTGATCGAGTCACCGTCGAGGCGGATGTCCGCTCCCTGTGGATTGACGCGCACGCGTCCCGTTCCGTCGTCGACGAGGAAATCGACGCCGCCCTGTCCCTCGTCGAGGGTCTGCCAGCTCGAAGAGTTCCCCGACGATCGCCACTCCTCGACCTCGTACGTGTAGGCGAGACACTCGGTGCCGGTAAAGGGGGCTGTGACGGTCCCGTGGTCGTCGTCGGGGACCGCCGTTCCCTCGACCTCGACCGGCCCGCGATGGCCGTTGACCGACCGGATGTCGAGCGGGTCGTTTCGGAGAATGTGATACGTGGTTCGCAGCCTGCGGCCGCCGCCGAGCAGGAAGTAGCCCGCTACGCCGGCGACGCCGAACAGGAGGGCGAGTTCGACAAGCATCACCGGCTATTGTCGGCTTGGCATCAAATCGTTTCCGTTGCGCGCGATGATGTCGTCGCTGTGGTGTGTCTGCCGTCGCACGACGCGCCCGAGCGGGACGGCTCGACGCCGCGATGCCGGTACTCACTTTACCGGCGCGTCCCAACCCGCGGGCATGAACCACGACCGCTCTCGCGAACTATACGACCGAGCACTGTCGTCGATTCCGGGCGGCGTCAACTCCTCGGTGCGCGCGATCCGACCGTACCCCTTCTTCGTCGAGCGAGGCGACGGCGGCCACGTCATCGACGCCGACGGGAACCGGTATCTCGACTTCGTCAACGGCTACGGCCCCCTGCTCTACGGGCACGACCTTCCACAACCGGTCCAGAGCGCCGCTCAGTCGGCGGTCAGCAAGGGGCCGATGTACGGCGCGCCGACGGAGATCGAGGTCGATCTCGCGGAGTTCGTTTCCCGGCACGTCCCGAGCGTCGAGATGATCCGGTTTGTCAACTCCGGCACGGAGGCGACTGTCTCCGCGGTCCGGCTCGCCCGCGGGTACACCGGCCGCGACAAGATCGTCGTCATGCAGGGCGGCTACCACGGCGCACAGGAGTCGACGCTGGTCGAGGGCGAGGACGGCCACGTCCACCCGAGCAGTCCGGGGATCCCCGAGGAGTTCGCCCGGCACACGATCCCGGTGCCGTTCAACGACGTCGACGCCGTGCAGGACGTCTTCGCGGCCCACGGCGACGAGATCGCCGCGGTGCTCACCGAGCCGATCCTCGGCAACAAGGGGATCGTCCACCCGGTTGATGGCTACCACGAGACGCTCCGGGATCTCACGGAGGACCACGACGCCCTCCTGATCTTCGACGAGGTCATCACCGGCTTCCGCGTCGGCGGGCTCCAGTGCGCGCAGGGCAAGTTCGGCGTCACGCCCGACGTGACGACCTTCGGCAAGATCGTCGGCGGCGGCTTCCCGGTCGGCGCGATCGGCGGCAAAGCCGAGATCATCGAGCAGTTCACGCCCGCGGGCGAGGTGTTCCAGTCGGGCACCTTCTCGGGTCACCCCGTCACGATGGCGGCGGGCTACGAGTCCCTGAAATACGCCGCCGAGAACGACGTCTACGAGCACGTCAACGCGCTGGGCGAACAGCTCCGCGAGGGGCTGACCGAGATCGTCGCCGACCGCGCGCCGAGTTACACCGTCGCCGGGACCGACAGCATGTTCAAAGTCCTGTTCACCCGCGAGGGGCCCGACTCCACTGAAGGTCAGTGCGAGGCTGGCTGTCGCCAGCGGTCCGACTGCCCGCGCTACGAGCACTGCCCGAAAAACGGCGCGGACGTCGCCGACTGCGAGGACGAGCGCTGGGAGCGGCTGTTCTGGCCCGCGATGAAAGAACAGGGGATCTTCCTGACGCCCAACCAGTACGAGTCCCAGTTCGTCAGCTACGCGCATACCGAAGAGGACGTCGAGACGCTCCTAGAGGCGTACGAGGCGGCGCTGTGACTCCTTCGAGCTCAGCCATCGCCAGTCTCGCGCTTTATTGCTACTTCTGCCGGTCGGAGCCGGCGCTGGTCACCGATTCACTGGTACCCTTCTGACGTTTTGATTTGAGTCTCCTAATGACCAACTGCTGATAAACAATTACAAAGGAAAGGGCCATCATCCCGATCGCCATTATTGGGGCCTCTATGATGGAGAGCCGGTCGTAGAATCCACTGAAGTAAGCCGCGAATCCAGCCACGACGAGGACGAGTGGTACAACCGTTAGAACGATTCTGCGTCTTGATATATTTTACTAATTGTATAGATTGAATTTGAATACTGTGATCCGGTGTTTGGATACAGTTGACTGCTTTCGATCTGAAATCTGTTCACTATAACTGGTCCGAGCGAGCAACGTTCCCGGACTGTCCCTTTCAGCGTCCCCGCCACCGCAACACCCGTACGACTCCCTCAAACAGCACGATCAGTCCGAGTGCAGTCACGATAGGTAACAGGCCGGTCGGATCCGGTGCCAACAGCAAACTGCCAAAAAAGAATACGGCCCACGCGACGTATCGACGTCCTGCCAACCGTTGCCAGAGACGCCCGGTGTCGTCCGATTCGAGAGATTTGCCGGAGTGAGCTCGATCAGCCACACGAACTACCTGCGATCCCACGATAATAAACCTCGGTCCCGGAAGCGTTTATTTTCCGGCGGCTGTTGGTCTCAGTATGGGACTGCTCAAACACCTCGCGAACGGCATCATCTCGGTCATCATCAGCGTCGGAATCACGGTCGCACTCGCGGACGAAGAGGACGGCCCGTGGGGGATCGGCGAGGTCGCGCTCTCGGTCGCGATCACCGCATTCCTCTCGGGCTTTTTCACGAGCTACTTCGCCAAGTGAGCTGTTCGGCTGCGTCGCCATCCAAAGAACGTGCTTTTCACCGTGGCAGATAGAGAGCAGGGTATGAGCAATCGCGATACGATACGGCTGGCGACGCGGCATTCGGATCTTGCGCTCCGCCAGGCGGCGACGGTGAAGGAGGCCCTCGAAAGCCGTCGACAGGACGTCGAACTGGTGGAGGTGGAGACGACGGGTGATCGGATCCGCGACGAGTTGATCCATCGGCTGGGCAAGACCGGTGCGTTCGTCCGCAGCCTTGACGAGAAGGTTATCGATGGCGACGTCGACGCCGCGGTCCACTCGATGAAGGACATGCCGACAGACCAGCCAGAGGAACTGATCGTCTCGGGTATCCCCGAGCGCGGCCCGCCGGGCGACGTGCTCGTCACACCCGAGGGAACGGGGCTGGACGACCTGCCCGAGGGCGCGACCGTCGGCACGTCGAGCCTGCGCCGACAGGCACAGCTCCTCGACGCGCGCCCTGACCTCACCGTCGAGCCGCTCCGGGGCAACGTCGACACGCGCGTCGAGAAACTGCTCGCACCGGGCCTGCAGGCCGAACACGAGGCCCGGACTGAAGCCGAAAAAGAGCGCAAGGGGAACGCGGGCAACGACGAGTACGAACACCCCTACGATCGGGACGTCGAGGAGTGGTTCTCGGATCTCGCCGAAATAGAGCGTCGCTCGATGGAGCGGCAGGTCGAGACGGAGTACGACGCTATCGTCCTCGCCGAGGCTGGACTCGAACGGAGCGGGCTGCTCCACCGCATCGAGTACGAGCGACTGCCGACGACCGACTTTGTCCCCTCTCCGGGCCAGGGCGCGCTCGCGGTGACGAGTCTGGACGACGCGGTCGGCGAACGGATCCATACCGCGCTCGACAACCCACGGACGCGCGTCGAGACGACGGTCGAACGGACGATCCTCGCAGAACTCGGCGGCGGCTGTGTCGCACCGATCGGCGTCTACGCCGTCGTTCAGGGCGAGCACGTCAACGCGACCGTCCAGGTGTACAGCCGCGATGGCGGCGAGACCGTGGCGACGAGTCGCGATCTGTCGGTCGAACGGCACGTCCGCGACGCGCGAGCGTTCGCCCAGGACCTGGCCGAGCGTGGCGCGGCCGAACTGATTGAGGATGCAAAGCGCGAGGAGAGTGAGGGAGAAGCAAAGCGGGTGGAGCGTGACGAGGAATGAGTGAGGAGGACTCCCCGGATCCGGACGATGCGGTCGGCAAAGTGTATCTCGTCGGCAGCGGCCCCGGCGATCCGGACCTCCTCACGGTGAAAGCCAGACGCCTGCTTGATGAGGCCGATGTCGTGCTCCACGACAAACTCCCCGGCCCGGATATCATCGACTCGATCCCCGAGGAGAAACGCGAGGACGTGGGCAAACGAGCAGGTGGAGAGTGGACGCCACAGGAGTACACGAACCGGCGGCTGGTCGAGACCGCCGAGGCGGGCAACACCGTCGTGCGCCTGAAAGGCGGCGACCCGTTCGTCTTCGGCCGCGGCGGCGAGGAGATGGAACACCTCGCCGAGCACGGGATCCCATTCGAAGTCGTCCCCGGCATCACGTCGGCGCTTGCGGGCGGCGCAGTCGCCGGGATCCCGGCTACACACCGCGATTACACCTCCAGTATCTCCTTTGTCACCGGTCACGAGGATCCGACCAAGGAGGAGTCGGCGATCGACTGGCAGGCGCTTGCCGACACCGGCGGCACGCTCGTCGTCCTGATGGGCGTCGGTAAACTGCCGCTGTACACCGACGCACTGCTGGACGCTGGCAAAGATCCCGAGACGCCAGTTGCACTGGTCGAACGCGCGACGTGGCCCGACCAGCGCGTCGTGACGGGCACACTCTCCACGATCGTCGACGTCCGGGACGAGTACGATATCGAGCCACCTGCGATCACGATCATCGGCGAGGTCGCGGCGACACGCGAGCGGGTGATCGAGTATCTCGAAAACGAACAGGGTGGGGACGATGCCGCGTGACACCACCGTCGCCGTCTTCCGGCCCGACGACGAGCGCCTCGACGACGCCGCCGAGTTGATCGAATCGCTGGGCGCGACGCCGGTTCCCGACGCGATGCTGGCCGTCAAACCCACCGACGCGACGCCCCGAACCGACGCCGACCTCGTCGTCCTGACGAGCAAGACCGGCGTCGAACTCGCCGCCGCGGCGGGCTGGGAACCCGCCGACGCGACGGTTGCGGCGATCGGCGAGAGCACCGCAGCGGCGCTTCGCGATGCCGGCTACACGGTCGATATCGTCCCCGAAGAGTACACCTCGACGGGGCTGGTCGATGCGCTCGCCGGGGACGCGGCCGGCAAGCGTATCGAGGTCGCACGGAGCGACCACGGCAGCGACGTGCTCACAGATGGGCTCGACGAAGCGGGCGCGTACGTGCACGAGACGATCCTGTACCGGCTCGTGCGACCCGATGGTGCTGGCGAGTCGGCCGCACTCGCCGCCGAGGGCGAACTGGACGCTGCGGCGTTTACCTCGTCGCTGACGGTGGCTCACTTCGTCGAAGCCGCAGAAGAGCGCGGCATCAGGGAGGCGGCGATCGAGGGGCTGAACGACGCTGTCGTCGGCGTCATCGGCCCGCCGACCCGCGAGACCGCCGCGGAGTACGGGATCGACGTCGACGTGGTCCCCGACCGGGCGGATTTCGAGGAACTGGCCTGTGACGTCGTCGAGGCGGCCGCGCCGACGCACTTCCAGTGACGGGTCCGGAGCGGATAATACTCATTTGAATCGGGATTAATTTATGTGTTGGGGGAGGGGTTCTTCTAGTATCCATGCGTTTCCGCCGAACGTTTCTCGCCACACTCGCGGCCGGGACGAGCAGTCTCGCCGGCTGTGTGAGCACTGGCGATGATGACGGGCCGGAACACGCCGAACCAGAGCGGGAACTGTGGTCGTTTCAGGCAGACGGGCGAGTCTCGACGACGCCGGCAGTCGTCGACGGGCGCGTGTACGTCGGGAGCAACGACACCAACATCTACGCGCTGGACGCCGCCGACGGCGAGGAACACTGGCATTTCGAGACCGGTGGCGAAGTCTGGTCGGATCCGGTGATCGAAGGCGACACGCTGTACGCAGGAAGTCGCGATTCTCGCATCTATGGGCTCGCTCTCGACGGTACCGAGCGGTGGACGTACGAAACCGAAGGCTCCGTATGGGCATCGCCAGCGGTGAGAGACGGCCGTATATTCGTCGGTAGCGGTGACATCCTGTACGTACTCGCAACCGACGTCGGTGAGAGAGAGTGGGACCTCGCTACCGGTGGTTCGATACTGTCGGCTCCGACGATCACAGACGATCGGGTCTACGTCGGGAGTAACGACTCTTACCTGTACGCGGTAGACCGTGCCGACCGCGACCTCGCGTGGCGCTACGAGACCGGGGAACACGTCTCGACGACTCCAGCACTGCACGAGGAACTCCTGCTTTTCGGGTCGACGGATAGACGCTTCTACGGAGTCGACCGTCGGACGGGTTCGGAACTCTGGAGTTACGGAACCGATGGTGGTATCTCATCCTCACCGACAGTACACCGCGGAAGTGTCTACTTCGGCAACTGGCGAATGCGGGTACACGCTCTCGATGTCGGGACGGGTGACCAGGAGTGGCGAGTCACACTCAACGGCCGGATCAACGGCTCGCCGACGATCATTGATGACGTGCTTTACATCGGGGATTCGTCGGGGATCGTCCACGCACTTGATCCTGATACCGGCGAGACGCACTGGCAGTTCGAGACGGGCAACGCGGTCAATGCCTCGCCGACGATTGTGGACGATGTCGCCTACATCGCGAGCAACGACGGACACGTCTACGCGCTTGATATCACGTAGGGACCGGCAGGAATGGTCCTCGCTACTCCGGACAGTTGGCGCTCTCTCGCATAGAAAGTACGGGACGAAAATCCACGACGTTGGAGTAGCTACGAACTGTCGTTTTCGATAGATTCCACCACTTTGGCAACCTGCCGCTCGGTTTCGAACGGCTCCAGCGCGGTCTCGATGTCGACCGCGAGCCGATACGCCGGGTTGCCCTTCCCGACCGGCGATCGGTCGTCGATCCGGGTTTGCTCGGCGTATGCCGTCTTGGAGAGGTCCTTGAGCCGCCGAACGACCTCCTCGTTGGAGATGTCTGCCGATAGATCGCCGAAGTTCCGTTTGCAGGCTGCAGACACGTCTTCTGCGTGAGCGGGCGTCTCCTCTTCTTCGTCGAGCCAGACCAGCGCGAGCAATGTTAGCCGCCCGGTTACGTCCGAAATTGGGGCCGATTCCATACGACGTTCCTGCATGATCGTACGTGTTGTTCAGGGTGACATATAGTTGTCGGGCGTGGTATGCAAACGCCAGTTGGATGTGGAGAACTACATTCCCGGAGATGACTGGTGTTTCGTGCGTACGATTTCAAGAGTTGTCGTCGCTGAGATGTGTTGATTCGAGCTCGCTGAACCCATTTTTGAGGTTCTTATTACGGATCGCTGTTTCAAGATCAGATCTAATGAGATCATTGCATGCTTCAACGAATTCGTTATCGCTTCTTCGTCCATGAACGGTGTATCGTCGGTCTCTATCAGTCTTAATTCCTATAACAATAACATCGTGACTTTCGCGTCTGAAGTATTCAACCGTCGTGGTAAATCCACCCAGGATCAAGAAACCCATGATGAGGGTGATACTATTGACTTCGGGATTTGTTATTTGGCCGGCAAAGAACATCATATAGGAGAGTATCACTAAGCCGGCAGTAGTAGCTGCGAAGAACCAGCCCAGGAATCTGTTCCTGGTGAGTGTTGTATCCCGGTTAATCGTAATACTGGTAACTTCGTCCGCCGGGATCGAAAATGATGGCCAGGTAGACGGATCTTCTGGACTGTACGTGATATGTGTGTCATCCCCGGCGAAGATTCCAGAATTCTCCCCATCAATGACGTATTCATCGATGTACCCTAGAGCTTCGAAGTCCATTGTTGAAAAGTATCTGAACTAGGTATGTTTGTTTATTGTGAATAAGCGTATTCGTTTAGGAAAATATAGCTGTCGGCGAGCTTACTGGGTGACCGTAGTATCATTATACCATTGTTTAATAGTAGTATACTTACCAGTTCAGTTCTTGTGCCGTGATAATGGATACACGCAGGCGTGCTGTGGTGCTCACCGCCTCCGTTTTCGTGGCGGTCGCAGTCGGTGTCTCGTTTCTCCCGGCCGCGCTCGGCGGCGTTGTCGGTGCTGACGCGTATTCCGACAGCACTGTCGAGTTCGACGACAACTCGCAGTTGCTCGATGAGACGAGCAGCCAGTCTGAGGGAGCATCGGTCGCTGAACCGCTCGACTCGGCAACCGGTGAGACGACGGTAATCGTACAACTGGCAGAGCCAGCTGGCTCTCTCGGTGAGACACCCGAGCAATCAGTTGCAACGCTCAAAGGCCATGCCGAACTGTCACAGGAGCCGGTCGTCAGGTTCGCGGACGCTCACGAGGGCGTCACCGTCGAACGGCAGTTCTGGATCACGAACGCCGTACTCCTGACCGTCGACACAGATCGCGTCCCGCTTGCGGAAGTCGCCGCAGTCGACGGCGTCACCGCTGTCGAGGAGAACAGCCAGGTCCGGGCGCTCGACGCACAGGCGTCCAGTCCGGACACGTCGTTGCTCTCTCCATCCGACTCGCTCACCCAGCAGGGCATGTCCAGCACCGACGCGACGTACGGGCTCGATATGATCAACGCGCCCGAGACCTGGCAGGAGTTCGGCACGCAGGGAGAGGGCGTCCGAGTTGCTGTACTCGATACGGGCATCGATGCCGAGCATCCGGACATCGATCTCCACACCGACGATCCGAACGATCCGACGTATCCCGGTGGCTGGGCGGAGTTCGATACTAGCGGGAACCAGATCGAGGGTTCGGAGCCCTACGACGTAGAATCACACGGTACTCACGTCTCTGGTACAGTGGGCGGGGGTGACGCGAGTGGCACGCATATTGGTGTTTCCCCCGGCGTCGAACTCACGCACGGCGGCGTGTTGATGGAGTGCATCGAAGACGACGGGGACGAATTCTGTGGAACCGGAACCCGGGCACAGGTCCTCGGCGGGATGGAATGGGCGGTCGACAATGACGCGGATATCATGAGTCTAAGTCTCGGTGCTAGCGAGTACGACGACGAGTACGCAACCGAAGTTAGAAACGCCGAAGCTGCCGGCGTCCTTGTTGTTGCAGCGTCGGGGAACGATGGTGAAGAAACCAGTAATTCGCCGGGTAACACGTACGAATCGTTTAGCGTCGGTGCAGTCGATTGGGACGAAGAAGTCGCGTCGTTCTCCAGTGGAGAGGTCGTCTCGAAGGACGATTTCGACGATCCGCCGGCCGATTGGCCTGACGTGTGGATTGTGCCGGATGTGACGGCTCCCGGGGTGTACACAGAGAGCACCGTACCGGGCGGGGACTACGAACCGAAATCCGGGACCAGCATGGCCACGCCCCACGTTTCGGGTACGGCCGCGCTGATGCTCTCGACGAACCCGGACCTGACGCCCGAGGAGACTAGACAGGTGCTCGCCGACACGGCGCGGAAACCTGCTGGCGAACCCGTGGAGCAAGACACGAGATACGGGAACGGGATCATCGACGCCCATGGGGCGACAAGCGCGGTCTCCGCTCAAGGTGTTCAGGGTACCGTCATCGGGGAGTCAACTGGCGAGGGTATCGACGGCGTCACCGTCACACTCTCCAATGATGACGGGGAGATCACCACTACGACAACTGACGAACACGGTGAATACTGGATCGAGCACGAGGAGTCCGGCACGTTCCAGCTGGCGATCGACGCCGGGTTCTCCAGCGAGACGACCGACACCGAGATCGGTAGCATCGTGGAGACGGTCGACGTCACGCTCGACGACACCGTCACCGTCGACGGGACGGTCACAGAGGACGTCACTGGCGAACCCGTCCAGAATGCGACCGTCACAGTCGCCGCCAACGACGACGAAACGACCGTCGACACCGACGAACACGGCGAGTACTCGGTCGGTGCCGTCTTCACCGCAGCGACGACCGACGCGACCGTCGACGTTGCGGCAAGCGGGTTCGAACCGGATAGCGACGACGCTTCGATCGCCGACACGTCCGCCGTGACGGTCGATCGGGTGCTGGTCGGGACTGCAAGCCTCACTGGGACGGTTACCGAGGCCGGTACCGATATCCCGATAGAGGGTGGCACAGTCACGGTCGAACGGGATGGCACGACGTACGAAACGGAGACCGATTCGGCGGGTACCTACGAGTTCGCTGCCCTGAAAGGTGCTGACGAGTACGATATCTCGATCACGGCATCAGGATTCACCGAGACGACCGATTGGGGTGTCGAAGTCGCTGATGGAGCCGACGAGACCGCCGACTACGCGCTAACTGGCAACGCCAGCCTCAGCGGGACCGTTACCGAGGCCGGGACGGACGCCACAATCGAAGGTGCGACGGTCACAGCGGAACGAAATGACGTTTCATACGAAACGGAGACCGATTCGGCGGGCACCTACGAGTTCACTGCACTGAAAGGCGCCGACGAGTACGACATCGCTGTCAGTGCGACCGGGTTCGAGGACGAGACCGAGACCGGAGTCGAAATCGCTGATGAAGTCGCCGAGACTGCCGACTACGCGCTAACTGGCAACGCCAGTCTGAGCGGTACCATCACCGAGGCAGGGACGGAAGCACCGATCGAAGACGCGACGATCATAGCAGAGCGAAACGGTATCTCCTACGAGACAACGACCGACGAGAACGGCGAGTACACGTTCGAGGCACTGAAAGGCGACGACGAGTACGGTATCTCGGTCGCTGCGGCAGGGTTCGAAGGGGAGTCCGATACCGGAGTCCAGATCGATGAAGGAGAGAACATGGCCGCCTACGAGCTGACTGGGACTGCCAGTCTCACCGGGACCGTTACAGACACCGATACGAATCCGATCGACAGCGTGACGATCACGGCCGAACGCGACGGGGTCACGTACGAGGCCATAACCAATCAGGACGGCGAGTACACGATCGAGGCGTTGAAAGGCGACGACGAGTACACCGTGACCGCCGCGAAACCGGGGTACGCGACGAACGCCACGGACCGGTCGATCGCCGACAGCGACGTCGCGGTGATGAATTTCGAGCTAACATCTGGCGGCACGGTCACTGGCACCGTCACGGCGTCGGATAGTGCCGAATCGCTCCCGGGCGTGCTGATCGAACACGACGCGGACAGCACGGTTCCGCCGGTCGAAACGGACGACTGCGGGACGTACTCGATCCGGCTTCCGGAGGGAGAGCAGTCGATTACCGCGTCGCTCGAGAACTTCGAGCCCCGCACCGAAATGGTAGATATTAGCGTTGGCGAGGCCACCGAGCGAGACTTCGCACTCGACCCGAAACCCGCCTCCGTCTCGGGAACCGTGACGGACATCGAGACCGACGATCCGCTGGAAGGGACGATCGTTTCGCTCTCCTCGGAGGGTGAAACCTACTCGGTCGAGACCGACGAGGACGGCGCGTACCAGCTCCAGCAGATCCCACGTGGCGAGTACGAGCTTTCGGTGAGTCATCCCGACTACGAGGAGGTCGATTCGAGTAGCCTGAGTCTGGCCGCCAACGCGGATAAAACGGGAGTCGATGTCGCGCTCACACCGAAACCGGGCGTGATCGAAGGTCAGATCATAGATGGCGCGGGCGAGCCCCTGGCGAATGCCACGGCACAGGTTACCGGCGAGGAGATGATTGCTCTCGACGCAAAGACGGATGCCGACGGGACCTACTCGTTTGCTGTCCCACGCGGCGAGTACACCGCCAAGACGACGAAACAGGCCTACGAGAGCGACACGACAACACTGACCGTCGGCCCCAACGAAACCGTCGCCCACGATGTCACGATCGTCCAGTTGCCGGTGTACTTCGACGTGATCGGGTTCGAGGCTCCGGATGCCGTCGAGCAGGGAGACACGATCGACATCGCGGCCGACGTCGACAACCTGGGTGCGGAGACCGGAACGATGAACGTCGAGTACCGGTTCGACGGGGAGACCGTCGACACGACGGAGCTGACGCTCGACGCGGGCGCGAAGGAGACCACCGCGCTCTCCTATGCGATCCCCGACGACACAGAAACCGGCGAGTACGACCACGGTGTCCACGCGAACACCAGCGCAACCGGGACGATCACCGTCCAAGAGGCCGAGGAAGACACCAGTGGCGGCGGTGGAGGTGGCGGTGGCGCGTTCGGACCGCCCGATTTCCAGGTGACGATCACCGACACGAACTCGCCGGTCGATGCGGGAGAGCGACTCGATGTCTCTGTCACGCTCCGAAACGAGGGCGACCGCTCGGACACCCAGTCGATCGAACTCGTCTACCGTGGTGAG harbors:
- a CDS encoding E3 ubiquitin ligase family protein, with product MLVELALLFGVAGVAGYFLLGGGRRLRTTYHILRNDPLDIRSVNGHRGPVEVEGTAVPDDDHGTVTAPFTGTECLAYTYEVEEWRSSGNSSSWQTLDEGQGGVDFLVDDGTGRVRVNPQGADIRLDGDSITVKPGKELPDRLERYVEATEGVDKQDGTVNLLVTEVNTGNKQRFTERRLDVGETVYVYGQATRGPSAGWGSSVVDAVIGDGDAIPTFVVSDTDERATAWRFAQGGLWRLGVGVAVLAVGAMFVLPAFVLPL
- the hemL gene encoding glutamate-1-semialdehyde 2,1-aminomutase; this encodes MNHDRSRELYDRALSSIPGGVNSSVRAIRPYPFFVERGDGGHVIDADGNRYLDFVNGYGPLLYGHDLPQPVQSAAQSAVSKGPMYGAPTEIEVDLAEFVSRHVPSVEMIRFVNSGTEATVSAVRLARGYTGRDKIVVMQGGYHGAQESTLVEGEDGHVHPSSPGIPEEFARHTIPVPFNDVDAVQDVFAAHGDEIAAVLTEPILGNKGIVHPVDGYHETLRDLTEDHDALLIFDEVITGFRVGGLQCAQGKFGVTPDVTTFGKIVGGGFPVGAIGGKAEIIEQFTPAGEVFQSGTFSGHPVTMAAGYESLKYAAENDVYEHVNALGEQLREGLTEIVADRAPSYTVAGTDSMFKVLFTREGPDSTEGQCEAGCRQRSDCPRYEHCPKNGADVADCEDERWERLFWPAMKEQGIFLTPNQYESQFVSYAHTEEDVETLLEAYEAAL
- the hemC gene encoding hydroxymethylbilane synthase; amino-acid sequence: MSNRDTIRLATRHSDLALRQAATVKEALESRRQDVELVEVETTGDRIRDELIHRLGKTGAFVRSLDEKVIDGDVDAAVHSMKDMPTDQPEELIVSGIPERGPPGDVLVTPEGTGLDDLPEGATVGTSSLRRQAQLLDARPDLTVEPLRGNVDTRVEKLLAPGLQAEHEARTEAEKERKGNAGNDEYEHPYDRDVEEWFSDLAEIERRSMERQVETEYDAIVLAEAGLERSGLLHRIEYERLPTTDFVPSPGQGALAVTSLDDAVGERIHTALDNPRTRVETTVERTILAELGGGCVAPIGVYAVVQGEHVNATVQVYSRDGGETVATSRDLSVERHVRDARAFAQDLAERGAAELIEDAKREESEGEAKRVERDEE
- the cobA gene encoding uroporphyrinogen-III C-methyltransferase, translating into MSEEDSPDPDDAVGKVYLVGSGPGDPDLLTVKARRLLDEADVVLHDKLPGPDIIDSIPEEKREDVGKRAGGEWTPQEYTNRRLVETAEAGNTVVRLKGGDPFVFGRGGEEMEHLAEHGIPFEVVPGITSALAGGAVAGIPATHRDYTSSISFVTGHEDPTKEESAIDWQALADTGGTLVVLMGVGKLPLYTDALLDAGKDPETPVALVERATWPDQRVVTGTLSTIVDVRDEYDIEPPAITIIGEVAATRERVIEYLENEQGGDDAA
- a CDS encoding uroporphyrinogen-III synthase; the protein is MPRDTTVAVFRPDDERLDDAAELIESLGATPVPDAMLAVKPTDATPRTDADLVVLTSKTGVELAAAAGWEPADATVAAIGESTAAALRDAGYTVDIVPEEYTSTGLVDALAGDAAGKRIEVARSDHGSDVLTDGLDEAGAYVHETILYRLVRPDGAGESAALAAEGELDAAAFTSSLTVAHFVEAAEERGIREAAIEGLNDAVVGVIGPPTRETAAEYGIDVDVVPDRADFEELACDVVEAAAPTHFQ
- a CDS encoding PQQ-binding-like beta-propeller repeat protein, yielding MRFRRTFLATLAAGTSSLAGCVSTGDDDGPEHAEPERELWSFQADGRVSTTPAVVDGRVYVGSNDTNIYALDAADGEEHWHFETGGEVWSDPVIEGDTLYAGSRDSRIYGLALDGTERWTYETEGSVWASPAVRDGRIFVGSGDILYVLATDVGEREWDLATGGSILSAPTITDDRVYVGSNDSYLYAVDRADRDLAWRYETGEHVSTTPALHEELLLFGSTDRRFYGVDRRTGSELWSYGTDGGISSSPTVHRGSVYFGNWRMRVHALDVGTGDQEWRVTLNGRINGSPTIIDDVLYIGDSSGIVHALDPDTGETHWQFETGNAVNASPTIVDDVAYIASNDGHVYALDIT